A single window of Candidatus Flexicrinis affinis DNA harbors:
- a CDS encoding WYL domain-containing transcriptional regulator yields MTRVHDSTIAQRKERILRLLQTESQLTEAEIAGLLNLERRTVNNYLHELGARVEKDGRHWMLSPFQARIPRKLDIDAEQAVVLYLAIRLFVKQSDRRMETAETLLMKLADILSDDLAVGDHFAQAMRELAARPEDSAHHDTLRTLAQAMIQCRQVELVYQPYQGREFKTTFSPYLLEPSGIGFATYAIGESSIVGALRTYKVERIASARLLRSTFTIPDDFPGLDLLRNAWSIYYGEQTVRVALRFSPAVARRVLETNWRTASAPETDPDLINYIRVTLNVADTTDLKPWIRSWGANVEVLEPESLRDEMVEEVRENARLYGWHVSHNAPNSSDPNDLKDSLARLMNRRPDSD; encoded by the coding sequence ATGACCCGTGTTCACGACTCAACTATCGCGCAGCGTAAGGAGCGTATCCTGCGGCTGCTGCAGACCGAATCCCAACTCACTGAGGCAGAGATTGCTGGTCTCCTCAACCTTGAGCGAAGAACGGTGAATAACTATCTTCATGAACTCGGTGCCAGGGTTGAAAAGGACGGCCGTCACTGGATGCTGTCACCGTTCCAAGCCCGCATTCCCCGTAAGTTGGATATTGATGCGGAGCAGGCGGTCGTGCTGTACCTCGCGATCCGACTGTTCGTCAAGCAGTCCGACCGGCGCATGGAGACCGCCGAAACGCTGTTGATGAAACTGGCCGATATCCTCAGCGATGACCTCGCAGTAGGAGATCACTTTGCACAGGCTATGCGTGAGCTTGCAGCGCGCCCCGAAGACAGCGCTCACCACGACACGCTTCGCACGCTGGCTCAAGCGATGATTCAATGCCGTCAAGTTGAGCTGGTCTATCAACCGTATCAGGGGCGGGAATTCAAGACCACGTTCTCACCTTATTTGCTCGAGCCGTCAGGAATCGGGTTTGCGACGTATGCAATAGGAGAAAGCAGCATCGTCGGCGCGCTGCGGACATATAAGGTCGAGCGTATCGCATCGGCAAGATTGCTTCGGTCCACTTTCACTATCCCCGATGACTTCCCTGGCCTCGATCTACTGCGGAATGCGTGGTCGATCTATTACGGTGAACAGACCGTACGCGTCGCACTGCGCTTTTCGCCGGCGGTGGCGCGCCGTGTCCTCGAGACCAATTGGCGTACTGCCTCCGCTCCCGAAACCGACCCCGATTTAATCAATTACATCCGGGTGACCTTAAACGTGGCCGACACGACCGACCTCAAGCCGTGGATCCGCTCGTGGGGCGCCAACGTCGAAGTCCTGGAACCCGAGTCGCTGCGGGATGAGATGGTGGAAGAGGTCAGAGAGAATGCGAGGCTATACGGGTGGCACGTCAGCCACAATGCACCAAATTCCTCCGATCCGAATGATCTTAAGGACTCACTCGCTCGACTGATGAACCGGAGGCCTGACAGTGACTGA
- a CDS encoding helix-turn-helix domain-containing protein, producing MSATTVPFTRIPDAVLLDPRLTAVQLRVYAVIARRLGSDTVSAFPSYATIARDANTSRTSAISAVRALINLGYLCKQAQPSGQGDLTSNRYTICGGGSQIYAPRGTNPVPLLVHGLDHGGTNPALPVVQILNHGGADFGPEPESKNQTQSNKTQEIQNARELAPASASAADLELQSVLDDYQENISALTAMATQVVSDLVKDYGSGWVRGAIQEAVIYEKRSLAYVRRILRAWKQTGRAGERKITPPKVEQNPVQQSETLDTSPDFVWPPPSLVRDAGAAPDGSDPAAVAWKGICDRLPQLGRLSRMATAVSLVDGVLTIKVTDPRTYSVLTDTQRHLVAFASREVLGNEGSVAVRMVERQLGAVGC from the coding sequence ATGAGCGCGACGACCGTTCCGTTCACTCGCATCCCGGATGCCGTCCTGCTCGATCCACGACTGACCGCGGTCCAGCTGCGCGTCTATGCCGTCATCGCGCGCCGCCTCGGCAGCGACACCGTGTCCGCGTTCCCGAGTTACGCCACGATCGCCCGCGACGCCAACACCAGCCGCACGTCAGCGATCAGCGCGGTAAGGGCGCTCATCAATCTCGGCTATTTGTGCAAGCAGGCGCAGCCGAGCGGTCAGGGCGATCTGACCAGCAACCGGTACACGATCTGCGGCGGGGGGAGTCAAATCTACGCACCACGTGGTACAAATCCTGTACCACTCCTGGTACACGGTTTGGACCACGGTGGTACAAATCCTGCACTACCGGTAGTGCAAATTCTGAACCACGGTGGTGCAGATTTTGGACCTGAACCAGAATCAAAGAATCAGACTCAGAGTAATAAGACTCAAGAGATCCAGAACGCGCGCGAGCTCGCGCCCGCGTCTGCATCCGCCGCCGATTTGGAACTTCAATCGGTGCTTGATGACTATCAGGAAAACATCAGTGCGCTCACCGCGATGGCCACGCAAGTCGTCTCCGACCTGGTCAAGGACTACGGTTCCGGCTGGGTTCGGGGCGCGATCCAGGAGGCGGTCATCTACGAGAAGCGCAGCCTCGCGTATGTGCGGCGCATCCTGCGCGCGTGGAAACAGACCGGTCGCGCCGGCGAACGGAAGATCACGCCGCCGAAGGTCGAACAGAATCCGGTTCAGCAGAGCGAGACTCTGGACACATCACCGGACTTCGTCTGGCCGCCGCCGAGTCTCGTCCGCGATGCTGGTGCAGCGCCGGACGGGTCGGATCCCGCGGCGGTCGCTTGGAAGGGGATATGCGACCGACTGCCGCAGCTGGGCCGGCTCAGCCGGATGGCGACTGCGGTCAGTCTCGTGGATGGTGTTCTGACGATCAAGGTCACAGATCCGCGCACGTATTCCGTCCTCACAGACACGCAGCGGCATCTTGTGGCTTTCGCGAGCCGTGAGGTTCTTGGTAACGAGGGATCGGTTGCGGTGAGGATGGTCGAGCGCCAGCTCGGCGCTGTGGGCTGTTAG
- a CDS encoding ParB N-terminal domain-containing protein, producing MKRQNQRIDELLDSVTDDMLAGGQPQFTDSGLRVERLLLEMVRPDPIQPRRVLPEVLHFDFHAGRMTPTQALRGLVQLVQVSARQRGRPFSNVLELLPDPDDDAPDDSEVRLTAEEQLLHDLVNLAVTIRDDGQVNPLTVVDVSNGVVQQFRIETGERRYWASWLLRDFIPNYSGDGMVPCIVIPTENTSVFRQARENTARSGLSAVAMARQAALLLLTVHGYEIPDGAVTNDFYRQALDLDLRGKREYTEAILSAMGGMKKAYFSELKALLRLSDEALELADRHGIEQYKLRYVLPLPVEYHAEVVRQVIDLGLSSKQVKELCEGSEMEENDNSVLDKPPAAAMKVAKMTQTVASLSPADIAKALIRQEGDADIAYARLQALQRVLSEVLAQLAVK from the coding sequence ATGAAACGTCAGAACCAGCGCATCGACGAGCTCCTTGACAGCGTCACCGACGACATGCTGGCAGGCGGACAACCGCAGTTCACCGATTCGGGCCTTCGCGTCGAGCGATTGCTGCTCGAAATGGTGCGACCGGATCCCATTCAGCCGCGGCGCGTGCTGCCCGAAGTTCTGCACTTCGACTTCCACGCTGGCCGGATGACGCCGACGCAAGCGCTCCGCGGATTGGTCCAGCTCGTGCAGGTCTCGGCGCGGCAGCGTGGCCGGCCGTTCAGCAACGTGCTCGAGCTGCTGCCGGATCCCGATGACGATGCGCCAGACGATTCAGAGGTTCGCCTCACAGCAGAGGAACAATTGCTGCACGACCTGGTCAACCTGGCCGTCACCATACGTGATGACGGCCAGGTCAATCCACTGACGGTGGTCGACGTGTCGAACGGCGTGGTGCAGCAGTTCCGGATCGAGACCGGCGAACGGCGCTACTGGGCGAGCTGGCTGCTGCGCGACTTCATCCCCAACTACAGCGGAGACGGCATGGTCCCATGCATCGTGATCCCGACCGAGAACACGTCGGTGTTCCGGCAGGCGCGTGAGAACACGGCGCGCAGCGGACTATCGGCGGTCGCGATGGCCCGACAGGCAGCGCTCCTGCTACTGACCGTGCACGGCTACGAAATCCCGGACGGTGCGGTCACCAACGACTTCTACCGGCAGGCACTCGACCTGGATCTGCGTGGCAAGCGTGAATACACCGAAGCGATCCTCAGCGCGATGGGCGGCATGAAGAAGGCCTACTTCAGCGAACTCAAGGCATTGCTTCGACTATCGGATGAGGCGCTTGAACTTGCCGACCGTCACGGGATTGAGCAGTACAAGCTTCGGTATGTGCTTCCCCTTCCGGTGGAGTATCACGCAGAAGTGGTTCGACAGGTCATCGACTTGGGCCTTTCAAGCAAACAGGTCAAGGAACTCTGTGAAGGAAGCGAGATGGAAGAAAACGACAATAGCGTGCTCGACAAGCCGCCGGCAGCAGCGATGAAAGTGGCCAAGATGACGCAGACAGTCGCGTCGCTGTCGCCGGCAGACATCGCGAAAGCATTGATCAGACAGGAAGGCGACGCAGACATCGCGTATGCACGTTTGCAGGCCTTGCAGCGAGTGCTATCTGAGGTCTTGGCTCAGCTGGCTGTGAAGTAA
- a CDS encoding ParA family protein, whose product MTRVFVFTNHKGGIGKSTSATNTAYGIVSMLRHAGAPNPRVLLIDTDSQAHATLVTTGSKDYGADNSLYTVLMADRQNAAQTLLRSIVPSNWDADLHILPASSMLEGAERELNGLAGAPYRLADPLNQIAGRYAAIVIDTRPSFSLMTEMGLIAATDAIVPVEPRYLETVGLMSVIGKINEIRDGWRQPNLRVSGILVTKMNLRVRGHRYLLDELKAHNVLGPLLLGVVPVNEAVSYAHQCHQSIFTYDPNAPASKAYMSVVVRLVQIMAGGAA is encoded by the coding sequence ATGACTCGCGTTTTCGTATTTACCAACCACAAGGGTGGCATCGGGAAGTCGACATCCGCCACCAACACAGCGTATGGCATCGTCTCGATGCTGCGACACGCCGGCGCACCCAACCCGCGCGTGCTGCTCATTGATACCGACAGTCAGGCGCACGCCACGCTGGTCACTACCGGCTCGAAAGACTACGGAGCCGACAACAGCCTGTACACCGTGCTGATGGCCGACCGGCAGAACGCGGCGCAGACGCTGCTCCGGTCGATCGTGCCGTCGAACTGGGACGCGGACCTGCACATTCTGCCGGCCTCGTCGATGCTGGAAGGCGCCGAGCGCGAACTGAACGGGCTGGCCGGCGCACCATACCGCCTCGCCGATCCGCTGAACCAGATCGCGGGTCGCTACGCCGCGATCGTCATCGACACCCGCCCGTCGTTCTCACTGATGACCGAGATGGGTCTCATCGCCGCGACCGACGCGATCGTGCCGGTCGAGCCGCGCTACCTCGAGACCGTAGGCCTGATGAGCGTGATCGGCAAGATCAACGAGATCCGCGACGGGTGGCGTCAACCGAACCTGCGCGTCAGCGGCATCCTTGTCACCAAGATGAACCTGCGCGTGCGCGGTCATCGGTACTTGCTCGACGAACTCAAGGCCCATAACGTGCTCGGGCCGCTGCTGCTCGGCGTGGTACCGGTCAACGAGGCGGTGTCGTACGCGCATCAGTGCCACCAGAGCATCTTCACCTACGATCCAAATGCGCCGGCCAGCAAGGCATACATGAGCGTGGTCGTCCGGCTTGTCCAGATCATGGCAGGCGGTGCGGCATGA
- a CDS encoding MFS transporter, with translation MASNRAGSGTILIAFLAFIGLGLSAGLLGVAWPYMQAEFDLALDAVNVLLLLQTTTYTLASFIIGRIMARFGSGMSLVGGMLIVALGMFGIAAAPAWFVVVVVGFVAGFGSGVIDAGLNLYVTTYHSARDMNWLHASFGIGITLGPLLMTYCALNLNWQTGYVIAGVILIVIFALLFASRRQWRNEGFQSADNTPVQRAKLSETLRMPVLWFSMIAFLAYVSVEIGIGQWAYTLLTQSRGIPEEAAGPWVSVYWGVFTGGRILFGFIANRFHPTRLLRWCLLGMIFGTLLLAWNPLPIVGEIGLILVGFASAPIFAMLMMTTPQRFGLEHAENGVSLQMVSVGIGSAIFPGLIGTIGRTFGLESMTIAFVALAVLSFAAHEFARMAHAKRPVVVGASD, from the coding sequence ATGGCATCGAATCGCGCGGGAAGCGGGACCATTCTGATCGCCTTTTTGGCGTTCATCGGGTTGGGGCTGTCGGCCGGCCTTCTCGGCGTGGCGTGGCCGTATATGCAGGCCGAGTTCGACCTCGCGCTCGATGCGGTCAACGTACTGCTGCTGCTGCAGACGACCACCTATACGCTGGCGAGCTTCATCATCGGCCGCATCATGGCGCGGTTCGGCAGCGGCATGAGCTTGGTTGGCGGCATGCTGATCGTCGCGTTGGGGATGTTCGGGATAGCCGCTGCTCCTGCATGGTTTGTAGTTGTCGTCGTCGGGTTCGTTGCAGGGTTCGGCAGCGGCGTTATCGACGCCGGGTTGAACCTCTATGTCACGACGTATCACTCGGCGCGCGACATGAACTGGCTGCACGCCAGTTTCGGCATCGGAATCACGCTGGGTCCGCTGCTGATGACCTACTGCGCGCTCAACCTGAACTGGCAGACGGGGTATGTCATCGCCGGCGTCATCCTGATCGTGATTTTCGCGCTGCTCTTCGCGTCACGCCGCCAGTGGCGCAATGAGGGTTTCCAGAGCGCCGACAACACGCCGGTACAGCGGGCGAAACTCAGCGAGACGCTGCGGATGCCGGTGCTGTGGTTCAGCATGATCGCCTTCCTCGCCTACGTCAGTGTGGAAATCGGCATTGGCCAATGGGCGTACACCCTGCTTACCCAGTCGCGCGGTATTCCCGAGGAGGCGGCCGGCCCGTGGGTCAGCGTCTACTGGGGGGTCTTTACCGGCGGCCGTATCCTGTTCGGGTTCATCGCCAACCGCTTCCACCCCACTCGCCTGCTCCGTTGGTGTTTGCTGGGCATGATCTTCGGGACGCTGCTGTTGGCGTGGAATCCGCTGCCGATCGTCGGTGAAATCGGCCTGATCCTCGTCGGCTTCGCTTCGGCGCCGATCTTCGCCATGCTGATGATGACCACGCCGCAGCGGTTCGGCTTGGAACACGCCGAAAACGGTGTCAGTCTCCAGATGGTGTCCGTTGGGATTGGGTCGGCGATCTTCCCCGGACTGATCGGGACGATCGGAAGGACGTTCGGTCTGGAGTCGATGACGATCGCCTTCGTGGCGCTGGCGGTGCTGTCATTCGCGGCCCACGAGTTTGCGCGTATGGCGCATGCGAAACGGCCGGTTGTCGTCGGCGCCAGCGATTGA
- the bglX gene encoding beta-glucosidase BglX: MENYNGTGSTILTDAEVEARVEAILRGLSLAEKVGQLTQVGGASFVPGPKPEEVIRRGGAGSVLWLNDTKRFNELQKIAVEESPSKIPLLFALDVIHGYRTVFPVPLAMASSWDPEVPERAQAVAAKEARAAGLHWTFGPMVDIARDARWGRIVEGAGEDPVLGAAMAAAQVRGFQGDYIGAPDRVVACAKHFAGYGASDGGRDYDPVYLPEGLLRNVYFQPFHAAVKAGAGTFMSAYMDLNDVPASGNRWLLRDVLRGEWGFKGFVVSDAFAPGNLVTQGFARDRRDAAFRALSAGLDMDMASGTYMEHVLGLVEDGTLSIDVIDASVRAILAIKVRMGLFEQPYTDEGLLEQVVALPEHRAEARSAAQRSMVLLRNEGALLPLDKGIKNLAVIGPLADSKEATEGSWMVFGHVPAAVTVLEGIRAKLPNASVTYAPGPEIRRDIPSLFDTMMPDPNRPAPQTPEQGEVAFQQAVSAARDADFVVMVLGEHANMSGEAASRASLDLPGRQEELLKAVVALGKPVVLVLLNGRPLSINWAAENVPAILEAWEPGTEGGHAVADILFGDANPGGKLPVTFPRKGSHAPLYYARNLTHSPEGHPMYNPRYWDGLPIPLYPFGFGLSYTTFEIANVNVSAPKMKVGDSLSVTADVTNTGSLTGDEVVQLYIHQRAGSDTRPMRELKGFKRATLQPGETRTVTFQLGPSELGYWSTSRGMWVQDATDFDVWVGSDSLATLHAEFAVVP, from the coding sequence ATGGAGAACTATAACGGTACCGGCTCGACGATCCTAACGGATGCCGAGGTCGAAGCGCGCGTCGAGGCTATCCTCCGCGGGTTGAGCCTCGCAGAGAAGGTCGGGCAACTCACACAAGTCGGCGGGGCGAGCTTTGTTCCGGGGCCAAAGCCGGAAGAGGTCATCCGCCGCGGCGGCGCCGGATCGGTCTTGTGGCTGAACGATACGAAGCGCTTCAACGAATTGCAGAAGATCGCCGTCGAAGAAAGCCCGTCAAAGATCCCGCTGCTCTTTGCCCTCGACGTGATCCACGGGTATCGCACGGTGTTTCCCGTGCCGCTGGCGATGGCATCGTCGTGGGACCCGGAAGTCCCCGAGCGCGCGCAGGCGGTTGCAGCAAAAGAAGCCCGTGCGGCAGGCTTGCACTGGACGTTCGGCCCCATGGTCGACATCGCCCGTGACGCCCGCTGGGGGCGCATCGTCGAAGGGGCCGGCGAAGACCCGGTTCTGGGCGCGGCCATGGCGGCGGCGCAAGTACGCGGCTTCCAGGGCGACTATATCGGCGCCCCCGACCGGGTCGTAGCCTGCGCGAAGCACTTCGCCGGCTATGGCGCATCCGACGGCGGCCGCGACTACGATCCGGTCTACCTGCCGGAAGGGCTGCTGCGCAATGTGTATTTCCAGCCGTTCCACGCCGCCGTAAAGGCGGGCGCTGGGACGTTCATGAGCGCCTACATGGACCTCAACGACGTGCCGGCATCCGGCAATCGCTGGCTGCTGCGCGACGTGCTGCGCGGCGAATGGGGTTTCAAGGGCTTCGTCGTCAGCGATGCCTTCGCCCCCGGCAACCTTGTCACGCAGGGCTTCGCGCGCGACCGGCGTGACGCCGCCTTCCGCGCCTTGAGCGCCGGCCTCGATATGGACATGGCCAGCGGCACCTATATGGAACACGTATTGGGGCTGGTCGAAGACGGCACCTTGAGCATCGACGTGATCGACGCCTCGGTACGCGCTATCCTCGCGATCAAAGTGCGCATGGGGCTGTTCGAACAGCCGTACACCGACGAGGGATTGCTGGAACAGGTCGTTGCCCTGCCCGAACACCGCGCCGAAGCGCGCAGCGCGGCCCAGCGTTCGATGGTGCTGCTGCGCAACGAGGGCGCGCTGCTTCCGCTAGACAAAGGCATCAAGAACCTCGCCGTCATCGGCCCGCTGGCGGACTCGAAAGAAGCGACCGAAGGCTCGTGGATGGTCTTCGGACACGTCCCGGCGGCGGTCACCGTCCTCGAAGGCATCCGCGCCAAGCTGCCGAACGCAAGCGTTACGTATGCACCCGGGCCGGAAATCCGGCGTGACATCCCGTCTCTGTTCGACACGATGATGCCCGATCCGAACCGACCCGCCCCGCAGACGCCCGAACAAGGAGAAGTCGCTTTCCAACAGGCCGTGTCTGCTGCGCGCGACGCCGACTTCGTGGTGATGGTGCTCGGCGAACACGCCAATATGTCCGGCGAGGCTGCCTCGCGCGCCTCGCTCGATCTGCCCGGCCGGCAGGAAGAGCTGCTGAAGGCCGTGGTCGCGCTTGGTAAGCCGGTCGTGCTCGTCCTGCTCAACGGACGCCCGCTCAGCATCAATTGGGCGGCAGAAAACGTGCCGGCGATCCTCGAGGCGTGGGAACCGGGCACCGAAGGCGGTCACGCCGTGGCCGACATCCTGTTCGGAGACGCCAATCCGGGCGGCAAGCTGCCGGTTACCTTCCCCCGCAAGGGCAGTCACGCGCCGCTGTACTACGCGCGCAACCTCACCCATTCGCCAGAAGGCCACCCGATGTACAATCCGCGCTATTGGGACGGCTTGCCGATACCACTGTATCCGTTCGGCTTTGGCCTCAGTTATACGACATTCGAGATCGCGAACGTGAATGTGTCGGCGCCAAAGATGAAGGTCGGAGACTCGCTGTCCGTGACAGCCGACGTCACCAATACCGGCAGCCTGACTGGCGACGAGGTCGTGCAGCTTTATATCCATCAGCGCGCGGGCAGCGACACGCGCCCGATGCGCGAGCTGAAAGGCTTCAAGCGGGCAACGCTGCAGCCCGGCGAAACGCGGACGGTCACGTTCCAACTCGGGCCATCGGAGCTCGGGTACTGGAGCACGAGCCGGGGCATGTGGGTGCAAGATGCGACAGACTTCGACGTCTGGGTGGGTTCCGACTCGTTGGCAACGCTCCACGCCGAGTTTGCGGTCGTTCCATAA
- a CDS encoding sulfatase: MKAIMVMFDSLNRHMLPAYGCEWVHAPNFQRLAERSVTFDRSYAGSMPCMPARRELHTGRYNFLHRSWGPMEPFDVSMPEILSKNGIYTHLATDHQHYFEDGGCTYHTRYNSWEFSRGQEGDAWKGQVADPVYRDNLKKMQIGMYRQDIINRQHQPTEADQPQAVTFKAGLEFIATNHAEDNWFLQIETFDPHEPFFTQQAYKDLYPHAYDGPDFDWPDYARVTETPEQIAHVRYEYAALVSMCDAYLGRVLDAMDEYGLWDDTLLIVNTDHGYMLGEHDWWAKTIQPWYEELIHTPLFIWDPRSRKQGERRQSLVQTIDLPATLLEFFGQDLPPSMQGRPLQPVIEVDSPIRDTALFGIHGGHVSITDGRFVYMRAPATEANTPLYEYTLMPTHMREMFSVQELQHIELVEPFTFTQGCRLMRIPARGSQAHRFGTLLFDLQADPNQNNPLSNEAAERQWVAHLVAAMRANDAPPEQYERLGLPPDGQVDHTHLLLEKQRAQALKAMEPEFMAVRFPAMNHNPRLLHTAIEKLYSDDRTGAVMGRHFPNLRDMPNYPQMKRMTLGLMRLFAPQLLTAETMQAVARDLDELQLSANDKR; the protein is encoded by the coding sequence ATGAAAGCCATAATGGTTATGTTCGACTCGCTCAACCGCCATATGCTGCCAGCGTATGGCTGTGAGTGGGTACATGCCCCGAACTTCCAGCGCCTTGCGGAACGATCGGTCACGTTCGACCGCAGCTATGCGGGCAGCATGCCGTGCATGCCTGCGCGGCGCGAGCTGCACACCGGGCGCTACAACTTCCTGCACCGCAGTTGGGGGCCGATGGAGCCGTTCGACGTCTCGATGCCCGAGATCCTCAGCAAGAACGGAATCTACACGCACCTCGCCACCGACCATCAGCACTACTTCGAGGACGGTGGCTGCACTTACCACACTCGCTACAACTCGTGGGAATTCTCGCGCGGGCAAGAAGGCGACGCGTGGAAGGGTCAGGTCGCCGACCCGGTCTATCGGGATAACCTAAAGAAGATGCAAATCGGGATGTACCGTCAGGACATCATCAACCGTCAGCATCAGCCCACCGAAGCCGATCAACCGCAGGCCGTAACGTTCAAGGCCGGGCTGGAGTTCATCGCGACCAATCATGCGGAAGACAACTGGTTCCTGCAAATTGAAACGTTCGATCCGCACGAACCGTTCTTCACACAGCAGGCTTACAAAGACCTGTATCCGCACGCCTATGACGGGCCGGACTTCGACTGGCCCGATTACGCTCGCGTCACCGAAACGCCCGAGCAGATCGCGCATGTCCGCTACGAGTACGCGGCGCTGGTCAGCATGTGCGACGCCTACTTGGGCCGCGTGCTGGACGCGATGGACGAGTATGGCCTGTGGGATGACACCCTGCTCATCGTCAACACCGATCACGGCTACATGCTCGGGGAGCATGACTGGTGGGCAAAGACGATTCAGCCGTGGTACGAGGAGTTGATTCACACCCCGCTGTTCATCTGGGATCCGCGCAGCCGCAAACAAGGCGAACGGCGCCAGAGTCTTGTGCAGACCATCGACCTGCCGGCGACCCTGCTGGAATTCTTCGGCCAAGACCTCCCGCCATCCATGCAGGGGCGACCACTACAACCGGTGATCGAAGTCGACTCGCCCATCCGCGATACGGCGCTGTTTGGCATCCACGGCGGTCATGTGAGCATCACCGATGGGCGGTTCGTCTACATGCGCGCGCCGGCCACGGAAGCCAATACGCCGCTGTACGAATACACGCTCATGCCCACACACATGCGTGAGATGTTCAGCGTGCAGGAACTACAGCACATTGAGCTTGTGGAACCGTTCACGTTTACGCAAGGATGCCGGCTGATGAGGATCCCGGCGCGCGGTAGTCAAGCGCACCGATTTGGCACGCTGCTGTTCGATCTGCAAGCCGATCCCAATCAGAACAACCCGCTGTCCAACGAAGCGGCCGAACGGCAGTGGGTCGCGCATCTTGTCGCAGCGATGCGGGCCAACGACGCCCCGCCGGAACAGTATGAACGGCTCGGACTTCCGCCCGACGGGCAGGTGGACCACACTCACCTGCTGCTGGAAAAGCAGCGGGCGCAAGCGCTCAAGGCGATGGAACCGGAGTTCATGGCGGTTCGTTTCCCGGCCATGAACCATAATCCCCGTTTGCTGCACACGGCGATTGAGAAGCTCTACAGCGACGATCGCACCGGAGCGGTCATGGGTCGGCATTTTCCGAACTTGCGGGACATGCCGAACTATCCGCAAATGAAGCGGATGACTCTGGGGTTGATGCGCTTGTTTGCGCCGCAGCTCTTGACAGCGGAAACGATGCAGGCGGTCGCTCGTGACTTGGACGAGCTCCAGCTCTCCGCCAACGATAAGCGTTGA